A stretch of Gossypium hirsutum isolate 1008001.06 chromosome A06, Gossypium_hirsutum_v2.1, whole genome shotgun sequence DNA encodes these proteins:
- the LOC107901388 gene encoding replication factor C subunit 4 isoform X1: MAPVLQSSQPWVEKYRPKQVRDVAHQDEVVRVLTNTLETANCPHMLFYGPPGTGKTTTALAIAHQLFGPELYKSRVLELNASDDRGINVVRTKIKDFAAVAVGSAQRQGGYPCPPFKIIILDEADSMTEDAQNALRRTMETYSKVTRFFFICNYISRIIEPLASRCAKFRFKPLSDEIMSSRILHICDQEGLNLDSEALSTLSSISQGDLRRAITYLQGAARLFGSSISSKDLLCVSGVIPVEVVEALYAACKSGNFDLANKEVNNVIAEGYPVSQMLSQLFDVVVEADDVPDEQKARICKSLAEADKRLVDGADEYLQLLDVASNTMRALCNMPQEFSFET; the protein is encoded by the exons ATGGCGCCAGTACTGCAGAGCTCCCAACCTTGGGTTGAAAAATA TCGGCCAAAGCAAGTGAGAGATGTGGCACATCAAGACGAGGTTGTTCGAGTTCTCACCAACACCCTCGAGACCGCCAAT TGCCCACATATGCTCTTTTACGGTCCGCCTGGCACTGGCAAAACCACTACCGCTCTCGCCATTGCCCACCAGTTATTTGG ACCTGAACTCTACAAATCTAGGGTGTTGGAGCTAAATGCAAGTGATGACCGTGGGATCAATGTTGTTCGTACAAAGATCAAGGATTTTGCTGCTGTTGCTGTAGGATCTGCTCAGCGTCAGGG AGGTTATCCCTGCCCACCATTCAAGATCATTATTCTTGATGAAGCAGATTCGATGACAGAAGATGCTCAG AATGCCTTGAGACGTACCATGGAAACTTACTCAAAAGTTACACGCTTCTTTTTCATATGTAACTACATAAgcag GATCATAGAGCCACTTGCTTCAAGATGTGCCAAGTTCAGATTCAAGCCACTTTCAGATGAAATCATGAGCAGTCGTATATTACACATATGTGACCAAGAAGGCCTCAATTTAGATTCAGAG GCGCTTTCAACATTAAGTTCCATTTCACAGGGTGATCTTCGTCGGGCTATTACGTACTTGCAG GGAGCTGCACGCCTATTTGGatcatcaatttcttccaaagACCTACTTTGTGTGTCAGGA GTTATCCCTGTGGAAGTTGTTGAAGCACTTTATGCTGCATGCAAAAGTGGTAACTTTGATTTGGCAAACAAGGAAGTCAATAATGTAATTGCAGAAGGCTATCCAGTTTCTCAGATGCTTTCTCAG TTATTTGATGTGGTTGTTGAGGCAGATGATGTACCAGATGAACAGAAAGCTAGAATTTGCAAGAGTTTGGCTGAAGCAGATAAG CGTCTAGTTGATGGTGCTGATGAGTATTTGCAGCTGCTGGATGTGGCCAGCAACACAATGCGAGCTTTGTGTAACATGCCACAGGAATTCTCTTTTGAAACTTAG
- the LOC121230384 gene encoding cyclin-A1-4 isoform X1, which produces MSSRNRRLASSSSSSTAKKPSIAGNQSKKMGAAKTQFSKKRVALSDITNQGNGFPSGSRAMVTHSKPMVPCTSKVAKKKETSILLTTPSLESFDGVSCINTICTRDDHPTTKVSALTLPSSMDISPCRSLCASVSLDETMSTCDSLESPKFGYLENEDVSAIESIETKANANLYMSELTQKEGKISKTNIHLEMGPNDDAFVVDVSSTDPQFFSPSVHVIYKNLRASEAKKRLSTDFMDMVQKDINANMRAILIDWLVEVTEEYRLVPETLFLTVNYIDRYLSGNSINRQQLQLLGVACMMVASKYEEVSAPQVEEFCYVTDNTYCKDEILQMESSVLNYLKFEMTVPTTKFFLRQFVCAAETINQVQLLQFECLANYIAELSLLEYTMLHYAPSLIAASAAFLARFILSPSRKPWDSMLGHYTLYQPSDIGNCVKALHHLCRNGGGANLPAIREKYSQHKYKFVAKKYCPASIPEEFFQDV; this is translated from the exons ATGTCGTCACGAAATCGGCGTTTGGCTTCATCGTCATCATCATCGACGGCGAAGAAGCCTTCGATCGCTGGGAATCAGAGCAAAAAGATGGGTGCTGCGAAGACACAATTTAGTAAGAAGAGAGTCGCTCTTAGCGATATAACCAACCAAGGGAATGGGTTTCCAAGCGGGTCACGGGCCATGGTTACTCACTCAAAACCCATG GTTCCCTGTACCTCCAAAGTTGCCAAGAAGAAGGAAACTTCTATTTTGCTTACCACTCCTAGTTTGGAATCATTTGATGGTGTTTCTTGTATAAATACTATTTGTACAAGAGATGATCACCCTACAACAAAAGTTTCAGCACTTACTTTGCCAAGCAGCATGGATATCTCTCCATGCAGATCACTTTGTGCTTCCGTTTCTTTGGATGAGACAATGTCTACTTGCGATTCCTTGGAGAGCCCAAAGTTTGGATATTTAGAGAATGAGGATGTATCAGCAATTGAATCGATTGAGACAAAGGCAAATGCCAATCTGTACATGTCAGAGCTCACACAGAAAGAAG GAAAGATTTCCAAGACAAACATACATTTGGAGATGGGACCAAATGATGATGCTTTTGTTGTTGATGTGTCTTCCACAGATCCACAGTTTTTTTCACCCAGTGTTCATGTCATTTATAAGAATTTGCGTGCATCTGAG GCCAAAAAAAGGCTTTCTACAGACTTCATGGATATGGTCCAGAAAGATATTAATGCCAACATGCGAGCTATTCTTATTGATTGGCTGGTGGAG GTAACTGAAGAATACAGGCTTGTACCTGAGACATTGTTTTTGACTGTGAATTACATTGATCGTTATCTTTCTGGCAATTCAATTAACAGGCAACAGCTGCAGTTGCTTGGAGTTGCCTGCATGATGGTTGCTTC TAAATATGAGGAGGTATCTGCACCTCAAGTGGAAGAGTTCTGTTATGTTACTGATAACACTTACTGCAAGGATGAG ATTTTGCAAATGGAATCTTCTGTGCTGAATTACTTGAAGTTTGAAATGACAGTCCCAACAACTAAATTTTTCCTGAG GCAATTTGTTTGTGCTGCTGAAACGATCAATCAG GTTCAATTGTTGCAGTTTGAATGTTTGGCCAACTACATTGCAGAGTTATCACTTCTTGAATACACTATGCTTCACTATGCTCCATCTCTAATAGCTGCTTCTGCTGCTTTCTTGGCCAGATTTATACTCTCTCCTTCAAGAAAACCTTGG GATTCTATGTTGGGGCATTACACGCTATACCAGCCCTCTGATATTGGGAACTGTGTTAAGGCTCTGCATCATCTTTGCCGTAATGGTGGTGGTGCTAATTTGCCAGCAATCAGAGAGAAGTATAGTCAACACAAG TACAAATTTGTGGCAAAGAAGTACTGCCCTGCATCAATACCGGAGGAGTTTTTCCAAGATGTGTGA
- the LOC107901388 gene encoding replication factor C subunit 4 isoform X2: MAPVLQSSQPWVEKYRPKQVRDVAHQDEVVRVLTNTLETANCPHMLFYGPPGTGKTTTALAIAHQLFGPELYKSRVLELNASDDRGINVVRTKIKDFAAVAVGSAQRQGGYPCPPFKIIILDEADSMTEDAQNALRRTMETYSKVTRFFFICNYISRIIEPLASRCAKFRFKPLSDEIMSSRILHICDQEGLNLDSEALSTLSSISQGDLRRAITYLQGAARLFGSSISSKDLLCVSGVIPVEVVEALYAACKSGNFDLANKEVNNVIAEGYPVSQMLSQMMYQMNRKLEFARVWLKQISV; encoded by the exons ATGGCGCCAGTACTGCAGAGCTCCCAACCTTGGGTTGAAAAATA TCGGCCAAAGCAAGTGAGAGATGTGGCACATCAAGACGAGGTTGTTCGAGTTCTCACCAACACCCTCGAGACCGCCAAT TGCCCACATATGCTCTTTTACGGTCCGCCTGGCACTGGCAAAACCACTACCGCTCTCGCCATTGCCCACCAGTTATTTGG ACCTGAACTCTACAAATCTAGGGTGTTGGAGCTAAATGCAAGTGATGACCGTGGGATCAATGTTGTTCGTACAAAGATCAAGGATTTTGCTGCTGTTGCTGTAGGATCTGCTCAGCGTCAGGG AGGTTATCCCTGCCCACCATTCAAGATCATTATTCTTGATGAAGCAGATTCGATGACAGAAGATGCTCAG AATGCCTTGAGACGTACCATGGAAACTTACTCAAAAGTTACACGCTTCTTTTTCATATGTAACTACATAAgcag GATCATAGAGCCACTTGCTTCAAGATGTGCCAAGTTCAGATTCAAGCCACTTTCAGATGAAATCATGAGCAGTCGTATATTACACATATGTGACCAAGAAGGCCTCAATTTAGATTCAGAG GCGCTTTCAACATTAAGTTCCATTTCACAGGGTGATCTTCGTCGGGCTATTACGTACTTGCAG GGAGCTGCACGCCTATTTGGatcatcaatttcttccaaagACCTACTTTGTGTGTCAGGA GTTATCCCTGTGGAAGTTGTTGAAGCACTTTATGCTGCATGCAAAAGTGGTAACTTTGATTTGGCAAACAAGGAAGTCAATAATGTAATTGCAGAAGGCTATCCAGTTTCTCAGATGCTTTCTCAG ATGATGTACCAGATGAACAGAAAGCTAGAATTTGCAAGAGTTTGGCTGAAGCAGATAAG CGTCTAG
- the LOC121230384 gene encoding cyclin-A1-4 isoform X2 gives MSSRNRRLASSSSSSTAKKPSIAGNQSKKMGAAKTQFSKKRVALSDITNQGNGFPSGSRAMVTHSKPMVPCTSKVAKKKETSILLTTPSLESFDGVSCINTICTRDDHPTTKVSALTLPSSMDISPCRSLCASVSLDETMSTCDSLESPKFGYLENEDVSAIESIETKANANLYMSELTQKEGKISKTNIHLEMGPNDDAFVVDVSSTDPQFFSPSVHVIYKNLRASEAKKRLSTDFMDMVQKDINANMRAILIDWLVEVPPPLYMNSDLTSSFQLQQLQLLGVACMMVASKYEEVSAPQVEEFCYVTDNTYCKDEILQMESSVLNYLKFEMTVPTTKFFLRQFVCAAETINQVQLLQFECLANYIAELSLLEYTMLHYAPSLIAASAAFLARFILSPSRKPWDSMLGHYTLYQPSDIGNCVKALHHLCRNGGGANLPAIREKYSQHKYKFVAKKYCPASIPEEFFQDV, from the exons ATGTCGTCACGAAATCGGCGTTTGGCTTCATCGTCATCATCATCGACGGCGAAGAAGCCTTCGATCGCTGGGAATCAGAGCAAAAAGATGGGTGCTGCGAAGACACAATTTAGTAAGAAGAGAGTCGCTCTTAGCGATATAACCAACCAAGGGAATGGGTTTCCAAGCGGGTCACGGGCCATGGTTACTCACTCAAAACCCATG GTTCCCTGTACCTCCAAAGTTGCCAAGAAGAAGGAAACTTCTATTTTGCTTACCACTCCTAGTTTGGAATCATTTGATGGTGTTTCTTGTATAAATACTATTTGTACAAGAGATGATCACCCTACAACAAAAGTTTCAGCACTTACTTTGCCAAGCAGCATGGATATCTCTCCATGCAGATCACTTTGTGCTTCCGTTTCTTTGGATGAGACAATGTCTACTTGCGATTCCTTGGAGAGCCCAAAGTTTGGATATTTAGAGAATGAGGATGTATCAGCAATTGAATCGATTGAGACAAAGGCAAATGCCAATCTGTACATGTCAGAGCTCACACAGAAAGAAG GAAAGATTTCCAAGACAAACATACATTTGGAGATGGGACCAAATGATGATGCTTTTGTTGTTGATGTGTCTTCCACAGATCCACAGTTTTTTTCACCCAGTGTTCATGTCATTTATAAGAATTTGCGTGCATCTGAG GCCAAAAAAAGGCTTTCTACAGACTTCATGGATATGGTCCAGAAAGATATTAATGCCAACATGCGAGCTATTCTTATTGATTGGCTGGTGGAG GTTCCTCCCCCCCTTTATATGAACAGTGATCTTACCTCATCATTTCAACT GCAACAGCTGCAGTTGCTTGGAGTTGCCTGCATGATGGTTGCTTC TAAATATGAGGAGGTATCTGCACCTCAAGTGGAAGAGTTCTGTTATGTTACTGATAACACTTACTGCAAGGATGAG ATTTTGCAAATGGAATCTTCTGTGCTGAATTACTTGAAGTTTGAAATGACAGTCCCAACAACTAAATTTTTCCTGAG GCAATTTGTTTGTGCTGCTGAAACGATCAATCAG GTTCAATTGTTGCAGTTTGAATGTTTGGCCAACTACATTGCAGAGTTATCACTTCTTGAATACACTATGCTTCACTATGCTCCATCTCTAATAGCTGCTTCTGCTGCTTTCTTGGCCAGATTTATACTCTCTCCTTCAAGAAAACCTTGG GATTCTATGTTGGGGCATTACACGCTATACCAGCCCTCTGATATTGGGAACTGTGTTAAGGCTCTGCATCATCTTTGCCGTAATGGTGGTGGTGCTAATTTGCCAGCAATCAGAGAGAAGTATAGTCAACACAAG TACAAATTTGTGGCAAAGAAGTACTGCCCTGCATCAATACCGGAGGAGTTTTTCCAAGATGTGTGA